The region AATCATAGTGCCAAACTGGAATGGCGCTGATTTTTTAGAGCCCTGCCTAAAATCATTGCTCCAAATGGACCACAACGACTTTGAGGTGGTAGTAGTTGATAATGGCTCGGTCGATGCTTCTAAAGACATTATCAAGCAACAATTTCCCCAAGTGACGCTTATTGAATTGGACAAAAATTACGGCTTCGCTGGTGGGGTTAATGCTGGCATCAAGTACGCCTTAAACAAGAAAGCTTGGGCGGTAGCACTATTTAACAATGACGCCGTCGCCGACAAGGATTGGTTAAGACGGCTCGAAGAGACACTTAGGCACAGCAATCTGGCGGCAGCTGTGACATCACAGTTCCTAAATATTGATGGTAAAACGATCGATAGCATTGGTGATTACTATTCAGTTTGGGGTTTGCCTTTCCCAAAAGGCCGCGGCCAAGCCAGACAGTCTGACGCCAAAGTTTTAGAGGTCTTCGGAGCCAGTGGTGGCGCCAGTTTGTACCTCGCAGAGGCCTTGCAAGACATTGGGCTGTTCGATGAGGATTTCTTTGCCTACTACGAGGACGTCGATTTGAGTTTTCGGGCTAGGTTACGGGGTTGGAAAATCTATTATCAACCCGCAGCCATTGCCTTTCACCATATCGGAGGCACTAGCTCAAAGTTGTCCGGCTTCAGCCGCTACCATTCTGTAAAAAATCTCTACTTTGTGTACACCAAAGATATGCCGACACGCTTGTATTGGAAATATCTTTTTCGGTTCTGGATTGCAATGGTTTTGGTTGCATTCAATAGTGTTCGCAACCGCCAAGCTTGGCCAATGTTTAAGGGTTCATTGATGGCATTATTGCTGTTCCCTAAAATGGTCTTAAAACGATTCCAGATTCAACATCATAGAACCATAAGCGCAAAAGAGATTGATGCCTTGCTTTACCATTCACTGCCACCAACACAGGTGAAAGCCATCCGCGCCTTTGGTAAGCTGCCACTCATTAGTAATTGGCTCATTTCTGAAAATGATGGTGATTAGAAAGTTTCGATCAGCTTTGGGGATGGCGGGCTCGGCTACCGCCAGAGACTCGTTGATCTTTTTTATCGGCAACTTTGCAAACACCGCCCTATCTTTCATTGCGGTCATAATAGTATCGCGCCACCTCGGGCCCTCTTCATTCGGCATTCTGGCTGTATTTAACACATTTTATGTGCTGATTATTGCTCTGACTGATTTAGGTTTAAATACCACCTCAATCCGTCTAGTATCGCAATATCGTAAGGAGGACCCCAAAAAGGCCGCCATTACCATGAATGTAATCGTACGAATCGAGTTCTTTGTTGGAGTTCTAATTCTAATTACTGGCTCTCTATTTGCCCGACCAATTGCAAATCTAGTTGGTGGCCAGGATTATTTGACCGCTGTAAGAGCTGCTTTTCTGGCTGGAGCTTTTGCTTCCGCAGCCGCTTTTTTCGGTCCATTTTTTGTGGCTTATCGGCAATATGTTCGTAATGCGGTCTTAAATTTTGCTAGTTTTGTTTTAAGAACTGGTGCCGTTTTGGTCATGTTGGCGGGGGCCGCTTTAAGCCTAAACCGAGTCATTGCAGTTTATACCCTGGTACCAATAATTTTTTTTGGCGTTGGTTTGTGGTTTATCCCCCACGATTTTTTTGTTAAGACTAAGAAAACTGACCGCTCTAGTGCCTACCAGGATGTTATTCATTACAGCAAATGGATCTTTTTGTCTCTGGCAGCCAGTGGTGCTATTAGTCGCCTTGACCTCCTATTCCTAACCCGTTACCACGGCGCTCAACAAGCCGGCTACTACTATGCTGCCCAACAACTTATTACCATCATGCCGCTTATTATTACTGCTTTGAGCACGGTGCTATTGCAACGTATCAGTCAATTAGATAGCAGTCAGTTTGGTGCTTACTTAAAAAGGGCCTTCGGAGGTATCCTAGTTCTAGGAATTTTCATGTTACCAGTACTACTACTAGCGCCATATTTGTTCCAAGTCGTTTTCGGCAACAACTACGCCAGTTCAGCTGGACCATTTCGGTTATTATTTTTAGCTCAGTTAGTCTTACTCCTAGTAATACCTTTGAATGTTAAACTCCTAAGGATTGGGCAACCGGCCAAGATAACTTTGGCAACAGCCGTCCAATTTCTGGTTTCAATATCGTTATACATTGCCCTTATCCCCAGCTATGGCATGACCGGGGCTGCTGGCGCTATCCTAGCCGGTAGTGTTGCTTCCGCCATCATTTTGTTCTTTTTCGCCATGCGCCCTATGCGTGGTAAGTCCCAGGAATTGGTGGTTTAATACGCTTATGTCACCATTCTTAGTGCTAACAATCCTGACGTTTATACTAATAGCTTTTTGCGTGCTGTTGTTCTACCGCCATATCAGCCTTGGAATTGCTGCGTTTATAATTGCGCTACCGTTTGAACGCATTGGTGCCTACCCGTTAAATCCCGCTACCGGCTATCCACTACTACATCCAGCCCAAATTGTCGGAGTTGCCTTAATCGGAGCCTATTTTTTGAGATGGATTATGGGCTTAGAACGGCCCCGGAACATTAACTCACTCCCCTGGCTTCTCTTATTTTTAGCAACGTCGGCGATTTCGGCCTTCATGGCCCATTCTCAAGAGGTTTGGCAAATTTTAATCTGGCTTTTTTTCATAACTACCCTCTTCTGGGTCGTGGCTAATCTTGCAGCTAACACATCCCTAGCCAATACCAGAAGGCTACTAGCCATAACGGTCATCATTGTTTCGATCTTTGGGATCTACCAATTTTTTGGCGATCTGGCCGGACTACCAAATAGCGTTACGGGCATTCGCGACCGTTACAGTAAATCCGTTCTTGGCTTCCCTAGGCTCCAATCGACGGCCCTTGAGCCCCTTTATTTTGCCAACTACCTGTTTCTGCCATTATTTGTGTTGTTTGCAGTCTTAATTAGTGAAAGCCGCCGCGATCGTTTGACATGGGTGGCACTTGGGCTTGGTCTAACTGCCTTTGCTCTAACCTTCTCCAGAGGAGCTTTTATCTCGGCTATTGCCGGGCTATTGGTTTTGGCAGTGTTGTTGAGGCAGCGTTTAAAGGGTTGGGCTAAGGCTCACCTAGTGCCGATTATAGCCATATTGGCAGCAACAATTCTTGTTTTGGTGTTAATAGTAGCTGTTTCGGTTAACCACACTAAAAATCATGGTGGCACGTCTATACTGAAAGATTATTTTACTCTCAAAACTCTTCGATCGGGCTCTGCTACCGAGCGATTCCGTGATCAAAAACTAGCCATTGATATTTATAAACAGCACCCGGTTTTTGGCGTTGGCATCGGTGGTTTTGGCTCGGCTTATTATGGCTGCCGGGTGGGCAAATGTGTCTATCGGCCCAATAACCAGGCTTTGGAAGTTCTTGCTGAAGGTGGGATTATCGGATTCATCACCTTTCATATCTTTTTGCTTTCGGTCTTGTATTATGGTTGGCGAGCGCTTAAACGGACCACTGGCGAGCATCACGCCATGATTGCGGGATTAATGGCGGCTGAAGTCGCCATGATAGTGCAATCACAGACCTTCTCGGGCTTCCTGTGCTGTTTAACCTATACTTGGGCGACGTTGGCCCTGCTAGCCGGTTTGAGTACAAGCTCCGCCTCAAAACGCGAAAAGGCGGTAGCTGATGCTACCGCCCCCTCACCCTCCTAGAGCTCAAGCGAACCATTCTGGATTGGGCCACGACCATCCCAGGAAACGGTTGAAATGACCGAACGTGGTCTGATAGACCGGGTTCAGAGTCCCACAACTTGGCGTTGTGATGATGTTGCCGCTGCCCAAGCTGAAAACAACATGACCATTGGGGTAGTCGTAGAAGACTAAGGCGCCCGTTGGCGGGTTACGATCGTAATGGACCATACCGCGATGCAACAGGTCGCTGTAGTGCGCCTGGGCCGATGAGTAGCCGCTGCTAGCCCGCCCGTAAACGAAGGCCGCAAAGTGATCGCACCAACAGGCCCAAGGCGTGCGCCCATCTGGCTGATAGACCCGCCCGATTTGGGCAGCTGCCCGACTAATAGCCATTAGGATCTGGAGAGATCCTGGGCCGCCGGGTGGCGGTGGTGGCAGCGGCGCAAAGCAACGCGGCAGACCTGGCGAAAAGGCGTTGAAGTTGGGCGTTGAGGCGTAATAATCACTGATCCAACCATCAGCGCCGGTTAAGGAATAGGGGTTTCTGATCAAATCCCAGATATTGGTGCCGTGGGCGGTAGTGACGCCGTAGTCCTGGCAAAGGATGTTGATGTTCTGCCCAGGCGCCAAATCAAAGATTCGGCTCGATGTTGGGGTCTGCTGCTGGTAGGCATGCACGGCGTTAGCGGCATTGACGATGTGGTAGGTACTGGCCTGAACCGGGATGGTCGACATCTGAATTGTGCTCAATGCCATGACGACGACCATTAGCAGTCCGGGCAAACAAAAACGGGGCGACACCTGCACCGCTCCGTTTCTTTGACTGACTCGTGACACCTCGCAACCCCCTTGCTCCGACGTGTCCAAAAATGAGCCAAATCTTGGCTCACCTACCCAAATTAACTGCTTGACCAAATTGGGTCAAGCTCAAGGGTTTTGAATCGGCTATAATACCTTGCATGAGAATCGTCATCGACGCTCGTATGATGGCCCTACGTTGGACCGGCATCGGGCTCTACACCCGCAAGTTAATCGAAAATTTGCAACAAATTGATCGGGATAATAAATATTTTGTGTTGTTGGACCGAGATCAGTTTGAAGTCTGGCAGCCGAGCAGCCCCAACTTTAGTAAGGTGCTTGCGCCCTATAAAGTTTACGGTTTGAGCGAGCAATTGTTCCTGCCATTCAAATTACGCCGATTAAAGCCAGATTTGGTGCACTTCCTGCATTTTAATGCCCCAATTTTCTACTCTGGTCAGCGCATTACCACCATTCACGACACCACTCTGGTTGATTTTGATGTTTCGCCCGGCGGGATGGTTGGCTCTCTCAAGTACCGATTAAAGCAAGTTGGGATGCGAGCCGCCTTCAATCGAGCCTCCAAAGCTCAGGCCATCATTACTCCATCACAAGCCACAGCTGATGCTCTGATTAAGCGCTTGGGGCATGAACTTGCCAACAAAATTACTGTAACCCACGAAGCGGTTGATCTACCCAACCAAGAACCGACACATCTGATTATTTTAGACCCGCCTATGTTACTTTATGTCGGCAATCTCTACCCCTATAAAAACCTTGGGCGCTTACTCGAAGCCATGCCAGTAGTTTTGAAATCGGCGCCTCAAACTAGGCTCCAAATTATCGGCAATACTCCTAGATTTATTGATCAATTGAAAGCCCAAGCTAAAGACTTACAGATTGCTGATCACGTTGAATTTTTGGGGTTTGTGTCGGACCAAGAATTGCAGCGCTATTACAGTAATGCCAGTCTATTTGTGTTCCCGTCGCTTTCGGAGGGCTTTGGCCTGCCCCCATTCGAGGCCATGGCCGCCGAGTTGCCGGTGCTGGCCGCCAGAGCGACTTGCCTGCCCGAGGTTTTAGGCGATGCCGCTGAGTTTTTTGACCCAACTGATAGCACAGATTTGGCAAACAAGGTCATAACTCTATTAAACGACCCCACAAAATTAGCTGGGTTACAGCAAAAAGGCTGGCTGCATCTAAAACAATTCTCTTGGTCAAAAATGGCTGGGGAAACTCGCTCGGTCTACAATAAATTTAATTAGGTTTAATCACGACGCGACGTTTGGGCCCTTCACCGACGCTCTCGCTCACCACACCCTCAGTTTCCCCCACTACCACATGGACTAATCGCCGCTCAGCTGGATTCATTGGTGGTAGCTCAAGACTTTGGCCGGTTTCAATGA is a window of Candidatus Saccharimonadales bacterium DNA encoding:
- a CDS encoding glycosyltransferase family 2 protein, producing MIAIIVPNWNGADFLEPCLKSLLQMDHNDFEVVVVDNGSVDASKDIIKQQFPQVTLIELDKNYGFAGGVNAGIKYALNKKAWAVALFNNDAVADKDWLRRLEETLRHSNLAAAVTSQFLNIDGKTIDSIGDYYSVWGLPFPKGRGQARQSDAKVLEVFGASGGASLYLAEALQDIGLFDEDFFAYYEDVDLSFRARLRGWKIYYQPAAIAFHHIGGTSSKLSGFSRYHSVKNLYFVYTKDMPTRLYWKYLFRFWIAMVLVAFNSVRNRQAWPMFKGSLMALLLFPKMVLKRFQIQHHRTISAKEIDALLYHSLPPTQVKAIRAFGKLPLISNWLISENDGD
- a CDS encoding oligosaccharide flippase family protein; translated protein: MMVIRKFRSALGMAGSATARDSLIFFIGNFANTALSFIAVIIVSRHLGPSSFGILAVFNTFYVLIIALTDLGLNTTSIRLVSQYRKEDPKKAAITMNVIVRIEFFVGVLILITGSLFARPIANLVGGQDYLTAVRAAFLAGAFASAAAFFGPFFVAYRQYVRNAVLNFASFVLRTGAVLVMLAGAALSLNRVIAVYTLVPIIFFGVGLWFIPHDFFVKTKKTDRSSAYQDVIHYSKWIFLSLAASGAISRLDLLFLTRYHGAQQAGYYYAAQQLITIMPLIITALSTVLLQRISQLDSSQFGAYLKRAFGGILVLGIFMLPVLLLAPYLFQVVFGNNYASSAGPFRLLFLAQLVLLLVIPLNVKLLRIGQPAKITLATAVQFLVSISLYIALIPSYGMTGAAGAILAGSVASAIILFFFAMRPMRGKSQELVV
- a CDS encoding O-antigen ligase family protein, with the translated sequence MSPFLVLTILTFILIAFCVLLFYRHISLGIAAFIIALPFERIGAYPLNPATGYPLLHPAQIVGVALIGAYFLRWIMGLERPRNINSLPWLLLFLATSAISAFMAHSQEVWQILIWLFFITTLFWVVANLAANTSLANTRRLLAITVIIVSIFGIYQFFGDLAGLPNSVTGIRDRYSKSVLGFPRLQSTALEPLYFANYLFLPLFVLFAVLISESRRDRLTWVALGLGLTAFALTFSRGAFISAIAGLLVLAVLLRQRLKGWAKAHLVPIIAILAATILVLVLIVAVSVNHTKNHGGTSILKDYFTLKTLRSGSATERFRDQKLAIDIYKQHPVFGVGIGGFGSAYYGCRVGKCVYRPNNQALEVLAEGGIIGFITFHIFLLSVLYYGWRALKRTTGEHHAMIAGLMAAEVAMIVQSQTFSGFLCCLTYTWATLALLAGLSTSSASKREKAVADATAPSPS
- a CDS encoding glycosyltransferase family 1 protein; translation: MRIVIDARMMALRWTGIGLYTRKLIENLQQIDRDNKYFVLLDRDQFEVWQPSSPNFSKVLAPYKVYGLSEQLFLPFKLRRLKPDLVHFLHFNAPIFYSGQRITTIHDTTLVDFDVSPGGMVGSLKYRLKQVGMRAAFNRASKAQAIITPSQATADALIKRLGHELANKITVTHEAVDLPNQEPTHLIILDPPMLLYVGNLYPYKNLGRLLEAMPVVLKSAPQTRLQIIGNTPRFIDQLKAQAKDLQIADHVEFLGFVSDQELQRYYSNASLFVFPSLSEGFGLPPFEAMAAELPVLAARATCLPEVLGDAAEFFDPTDSTDLANKVITLLNDPTKLAGLQQKGWLHLKQFSWSKMAGETRSVYNKFN